One region of Terricaulis silvestris genomic DNA includes:
- a CDS encoding porin has translation MRNWIIGAAAILAVAVPSVAAAQTGYVGAVYGNADNGAVDEDFYGVEGAVAFAGSGSIVFEVDASISDSDDSDTGYGVVGHVYSRNDSHLFGGFVGIAGSDDSDTWTAGLEAAKYFTNWTLAGAVAYGNNDDADTDGYGANVEARVFINDNFRLNGNIGLASIDTGADDEDVTIYGVGGEYQLASYPVSFTANYNTADFDGGDVDVWTIGVRYNFGGQTLRDRDRNGASQANVVSGLGAAL, from the coding sequence ATGCGTAATTGGATCATCGGCGCGGCGGCCATTCTGGCCGTTGCCGTGCCGAGCGTCGCCGCAGCCCAAACGGGCTACGTGGGCGCGGTTTATGGCAACGCCGACAACGGCGCTGTCGATGAAGACTTCTACGGCGTCGAAGGCGCCGTGGCGTTCGCTGGCTCGGGCTCGATCGTGTTCGAAGTCGATGCCTCGATCTCCGACTCTGACGACAGCGACACCGGCTACGGCGTCGTTGGCCACGTCTACAGCCGCAACGACAGCCACCTCTTCGGTGGTTTCGTCGGCATCGCCGGCAGCGACGACAGCGACACTTGGACCGCCGGTCTCGAAGCCGCCAAGTACTTCACGAACTGGACGCTCGCCGGCGCGGTTGCCTACGGCAACAACGACGACGCCGACACCGATGGCTACGGCGCCAACGTCGAAGCCCGCGTGTTCATCAACGACAACTTCCGTCTGAACGGAAACATCGGCCTCGCGTCGATCGATACCGGCGCTGACGATGAAGACGTCACGATCTACGGCGTTGGCGGCGAATACCAGCTCGCCAGCTACCCGGTCAGCTTTACCGCGAACTACAACACCGCCGACTTTGACGGCGGCGACGTGGACGTGTGGACGATCGGCGTTCGCTACAACTTCGGCGGCCAAACCCTGCGCGATCGCGATCGCAACGGCGCCAGCCAAGCCAACGTTGTGAGCGGCCTCGGCGCTGCTCTCTAA